A segment of the Elaeis guineensis isolate ETL-2024a chromosome 6, EG11, whole genome shotgun sequence genome:
TCCCATGGGAACATCTTTTCCAATCTCACTCTTTTGAAAACTCCCAACCAAACAAGAGGGTTTTCTCCACTTCCCGTTGACCACACACCCCCCCGCCACTACCtgtgaaccaaatgagtcctaagTGTTGTAGCAAAGTCTATTTTTACGGACTCGTTACTTTGGAGAGTCTTACTCTACTATttgcttaatttttttatgaGGTTAATATTCTCTATTCAAATAAGGGGTGGATATTGTTTTTGGAGCTATGTCCTTGTAGAACTTTATCTTATTTTAATATGGATTATTTCTCAGAAGTGTTATGTAATTTCGTAGTGCAACTGCAATAAAAAGCCTTTCTGAAACATATGAGGCTTTGGATTTCAGTTTATGAAGAGAATGCGTGCGTCCTtcaacttatccttttattatcTTCTGAAATATATATTGAATGAACAAAAATTCTATCTGTTTTTTTCACCTGTTCAGTATATTTTTTATTGGACATTTTATTCTCTGCTGTTCCTATGATGTCATGTACATCAAGTGCATGTAAAGTCTTCTCACTTTTTGCAATTTCACAGTGCTGAAAATTCTCTTGCATTATTTTGCTTGCTGTACCAGAGGCCAACCTGTTATTTTACTAAAAGGCAAAGCTTTCAAAGTCTCATCGTTTAAAGGCAATGCCCAGAATGATGAACGAGAAGGCAGAGATAGTAGCTCAAAATTTCCCAAGGCACCGGTTCAGCTCTCTGCACaacaagaaagagaagaaattctGTCAGATTCTCATGATGTGCAAAAGCATTCACTATCTTATGCACCTGAAGTCAGGGAGGAAACTACAGCTGGATCTCTTGCAATACAAAAACTTTTCAGAAAGTGGTTGATCATGTTGCGAACACAGACACCTAGTCTGAGAATGGATGGAAACTTCCACGAAGAACCAGCTGAGAATGTAACAATTGAAGGTCAACATGTAACTATAAGAATGAGGGCCGGGAATATGCTGAAGGCTGCACTGGTATACTTCTTGGGACTTGATGCAGCAATATCTGTCCCATTATTGATATTGTAAGTTCTGAGATAGTGCCTTTGCTCATAATTGTTCTTTGCTGTTATACTTTTCCACTTGAATGTGCTCATATACGAATATTAACTTGATATGGTATCATATTTTGCTTGCAATTATTGTGATTGGTTGCAAGATCGCCTTCTCCATGCTTGCAATAATCTacaatttcaaaaatattttgggcGATTTTCTTTGGTAGCTTTATGCACATATGATGATCTCTGGTAGTGTATTCCACTCTTTGTTTAGGGCTTTGTGAATTCTGTATTCCCTGCATGAGCGGGAAGTATATCGTGAAGCTTTTTGTTTGACTAAGGAGAGGAGGTGGTGGAAGGAAGTAGGAAGGATTGGAGGGGCTGTTGATTTTGCACCCCCAAGAATATTGGGATAATTTCAATGTATCTAAAAGTTGTTTCCAGGATCCCAAAAATCTCGCGATTGTGTTATTAACAGCCTCCCTGATCACTTATTTCTCCCTTTGCATCCAAGTCTCAGCTATAATTCTAAAGTCTTTGTGTTACATGGTCTTAACCATACAGATGGTGTCATATTGCTGTGGCAGCTTGGAATTCCTACAACCCTTCAATAATAAATTCTAAAGACGGCTTAACATTTTTATGTGTAATTAGACTTTTGACTTAGTGTTAACATAAACAAATGGTCATTGACCAATTGTAATAAATATTAAGCATTCTTGATTTAGTATGAAATGATATTTGGACAAACCGGGCTTGGCCACTTGTCCCTCATATAAGAAGCATCGCAAGAGGCCAAGTGTAGGTAGTTATCCTTGTAATTAACTATTAAAAGGAAGTTATTTGGAAGAGCAAGCACCAAGGAGAAAGTTACCAATGGAGGAAACTACCTCAGGGAAGGTAGTTATTTTTGTAAAGAACTACTTTTCTGCATCTAGAAGGCAAGAATACTACTTTGGACTTTATCTTGGTGTTTGCAACAATATTATGTATGAAAGGTATCAAAGAAGTATGACTTCAGATGGAATGAAAGTTAATTCACTtgctttattggatatggttcttCTCTTtgctatatattttatttttccacTTTCATTTATGATTGGATTTAAATCTTTGCATGAAAGGCAAAGTAAAGAACCTGGACATTCTAGAAAAACTTCCCTTTGACCTAAGCCATGGTCAACCATGATAAAAGTTAAGAGTGTGCTAACACTCAGCTACAGTTGAACATACCTCAAAACTTTTTATCATTGTCAtccaaaaaatttgatgctaTGGAATATTTACTTTATTTAGTTACTTTGCCTTTTGCTTGAATGTTATCAAGAGTTTGCATATGATAAGAGGGGTTTttgttttaattaattatttaaagatGTATGGTATGTAAAGTCATTGAGTTGTCAAAAGacgtgaatttttatttttttatggtgtGGGGTTTTCTCCAGTGCCATGTAATTTATCTTTATGTAGTCAATGAATCAAAGAATTGCAAACGGTTTTCTATGCTTTTTATCATAGTAGGGTTATCTTACTAGAATTTATTTACCTACTTATCATAACATTGTCTGCAGTgagatgaaattagatttttaggtaGGAAAGAAAGCTGATTTATGTGCTGTTTCTTGCAGCATACCATGGTACCTAACAGTCAAATTGGTGTATGGAGTTGAAGTCACTAAGGAGTTGACACCTTTATGGGTTCTTGGGCCACTAATCGTCGCtttctatataaaaattattcaagGGCTCTGTTTGCTATACCTTTTCCTCTTCATGCAAGCTTCTAGACTGATAAAGAACCTACCGATTTACTCTTCATTGGTCTATACTTACATTGCTCCGGGAAAGCTTAAAGCATTTATCTGGGCCCTCTTCTGGAAGCCTATAATAGACATCAAAAACTTAGATTACAAAGCTCTTTTGAGACAAAAATTCAAACAACTTGAAGAGTGGGCACTTGAGAAATATCTGGATTTCATCGAATTGATATGGCCATACTATTGCAGAACTATCCGATTTTTGAAGAAAGCCCATTTCATTTAGCTGCAGTTATCAAAGAATACAGTTATCGTGAGCATCTCTTTATGTATTTCATGAACGATCATTAAGTTTGGCTATAACTGATGATTTTTTATGAGGATTTTGCTAGAAAAGGTGATGCAGTGGACATTCTGGTATTCCTCATTAAACAAACTTTTCCTCCTTGAGAATGAGAGGTTATGATTGGGGATGTGACTTTCAGGTATCTGAACTCTTTATAGCAGTTATTTGATTTATTCTGTAATTGTTAAATTTTTCATTTCCCCTCTTATTGTGATGAAATGAAAATGTAATGACACCATTTGATGATCTGACCTTCACAGATCTGATACTTTGGGTACATGAAGGAGTTAATGTTTTTCTGGGGTTCAGCATTGAAGTACTTTGTCAAAATTTGTGAAGATTGCCATGTAAAATTTATGTTGTGATATTGACAGGTGAGTTTTTTCTCTAATGTCTCGTGGTCCTGGAAGAATCGCCTTCAAAGCTTTTGAGCTCTGCAGTATGGATTATTTAGATTATAGAATAAATCAGCTTCCTAATATCTGAATGATGGAAGCcttttgtaaaaaaatttggaagaaataATGTCTGTGTGGTAGTCATAAGTGCAAGTTTATTTTTGTTTGTACAGATTTGGTCATCAGCACCACAGCAAAATCAGCCGACCATGCTGCGATGTTGTTTGTTTTGTGTGTTTAGGGGATGGCTGTTCGAATATGGTTGTGATTATTGGGTGGGATTGCTGAGTGCAGTGGTGTCAACTTggaagttcatcaatttgaatgaTGGTTATAAGAAAATAGTTTTTGACTTGTTACCATCTGAAGTTAAAGAGATGCACATGAAATCAGTTTTAGATATTAAGCTCGGTGTTTCAGgagtttttatttataattaaggGCTTATTTGAATATTCTTATAGGATTAGACTG
Coding sequences within it:
- the LOC105046751 gene encoding uncharacterized protein isoform X2, with the translated sequence MALLAHQTQGSYSIHSLRPKALTHEVRWGSFVAFQFSGRKDKSIPLKLQFHFRGQPVILLKGKAFKVSSFKGNAQNDEREGRDSSSKFPKAPVQLSAQQEREEILSDSHDVQKHSLSYAPEVREETTAGSLAIQKLFRKWLIMLRTQTPSLRMDGNFHEEPAENVTIEGQHVTIRMRAGNMLKAALVYFLGLDAAISVPLLIFIPWYLTVKLVYGVEVTKELTPLWVLGPLIVAFYIKIIQGLCLLYLFLFMQASRLIKNLPIYSSLVYTYIAPGKLKAFIWALFWKPIIDIKNLDYKALLRQKFKQLEEWALEKYLDFIELIWPYYCRTIRFLKKAHFI
- the LOC105046751 gene encoding uncharacterized protein isoform X1 codes for the protein MLNKTYCFHKLVHFQNFTVEKGEKLREEDEYNRKEGGITLLGFFLVFLFASNTESGSYSIHSLRPKALTHEVRWGSFVAFQFSGRKDKSIPLKLQFHFRGQPVILLKGKAFKVSSFKGNAQNDEREGRDSSSKFPKAPVQLSAQQEREEILSDSHDVQKHSLSYAPEVREETTAGSLAIQKLFRKWLIMLRTQTPSLRMDGNFHEEPAENVTIEGQHVTIRMRAGNMLKAALVYFLGLDAAISVPLLIFIPWYLTVKLVYGVEVTKELTPLWVLGPLIVAFYIKIIQGLCLLYLFLFMQASRLIKNLPIYSSLVYTYIAPGKLKAFIWALFWKPIIDIKNLDYKALLRQKFKQLEEWALEKYLDFIELIWPYYCRTIRFLKKAHFI